The window GCCAACCAGCTATTCGTGCAAGAACTGGATCATGGTTTGCTGCGATCCTCATACTCGGTATGCTTTGGTGTGTTAAACCGAAAGTTTTCTTAAAATGCAACGAATTCAACACGATAGAAATCAAAATGACAATAAACCTTTTATtgaaatatctttatttttgtcATGTGTTCACTCTTCCCacataaatatcatatatgtagtTCATGGCATGTTCTAACCTATTAATTAAAACCACAagtactttaatttatatatcactttaatatataaacatgtaCATATGCATACCTAACATATGTTTTTGTAACGTGACGTGCCTATGATAACAGTGAACCAAGGGCTAGCCACACTAGCATTTTTCGGAGTAGGTGTGAACTTGGTTCTGTTTCTGACTAGAGTCATGGGTCAAGACAATGCCGAAGCGGCAAACAACGTTAGTAAATGGACCGGAACTGTCTACCTCTTTTCGCTCTTAGGCGCCTTCCTCAGTGATTCATATTGGGGACGTTACAAAACATGTGCCATCTTCCAGGCTATTTTTGTTGTGGTAAGTGCTCAAGAATCTACACTATGAGTCTATGATCACACTCATATATTACAGATTACAGAGACGGTATCAGAAAAAATTTTAATAGAGGGCAAAAATAATAAAGTCCATGGAAAAATATCCATATACTCGctcgtgtgtatatatataattttataatattatattctaCAAAAATTTGATTGGTTTCTTTTACTATACTCTGCATGGATCTATATATTGCATGCTAAGTTAGAGTTTTATGGGCTGATTTTCTGTTTTAGATCAACCTTCATAAAAGTACACTATATGTTTTCCAATTAATTAATATGGTTAAGTTTATTTTCCAGGGATTAATATCATTATCACTCTCAACATACATATTCTTGGTAAAACCCGAGGGATGCGGCGATGAAAGTACTCCATGTGGGAAGCACTCGAGCTTTGCGATGGCTATGTTTTATGTATCAATATATCTAATTGCTCTTGGAAATGGAGGATATCAACCAAATATAGCCACATTTGGTGCTGACCAGTTTGATGAGGATCACCCAAATGAAGGACATGGGAAAGTGTCATTCTTTAGCTACTTTTACTTGGCACTAAATCTTGGATCACTTTTTTCAAACACTATATTGGGGTATTTTGAAGATAAAGGGGTGTGGGCATTGGGGTTTTGGGCATCTGCGGGTTCTGCAATTGTCGCGTTGATCTTGTTTCTTGTCGGTACACCACGGTATAGACATTTTGAACCCACTGGGAATCCTTTGTCTAGATTTTGCCAAGTTATGGTTGCTTCAATCAGGAAATGGAAAGTTGAGATCCCTTCTGATGGTGATGAGTTATATGAAACTGATGGTAAAGAAAATCCCAATAATGGCAGCAGAAATATTCTTCATACCAATGGATTCAAGTATGTCATtgtttactaattaattaaaccacttaaattaattacttaattatttaaaatgaaCCTTAAAAGGGAATATCATTTaatctaaatataaaaatatcaagtgTTCAGGTTtagaatatattataaattttacaaaaaattttaattacagCCATAAGAGCTGTCATTAACGTGCATACAAATTGTATTTTTCGTATCAAAAGTTCACTTTTAAAGCAATTTATGCACCTAAGTGACAAGGCCCaaactttataaataatgattCTTTTTCTTAATAACTTTCCTGCAATATATTAACGATTTTTATGAAACCAGGTTCTTGGACAGAGCGGCCGTCATCACTTCAAAGGAGAACTCGGTTGAGATTAATGATATCGATAACAAAAGCCCATGGCGCCTTTGTACAGTGACCCAAGTCGAAGAAGTAAAATGCATTCTAAGACTCCTTCCAATTTGGCTATGCACAATACTCTATTCCGTAGTATTCACCCAAATGGCGTCTTTGTTTGTCGAACAAGGAGCTgccatgaaaacaaacattgCAAACTTCCACATTCCTCCAGCAAGCATGTCAAGCTTTGACATCCTTAGTGTTGCagcatttattttcatttacagACGAGTGCTTGACCCGTTAGTGGCCCGTGTCAAAAAATCACCTTGTCCAAAAGGACTAACCGAGCTTCAAAGAATGGGAGTTGGCCTTGTGATAGCCATATTAGCAATGATAGTAGCAGGCACTGTAGAACACTTCAGATTAAAATATAAGGACAACGATTGCACCAATTGTGAAGGGTCGTCGAGCACTTTGAGTATTTTTTGGCAAGTACCACAATACGTGCTTATTGGAGCTTCAGAGGTTTTTATGTATGTCGGACAACTGGAGTTCTTTAATGGGCAAGCGCCCGACGGGCTAAAAAGCTTTGGAAGCGCGCTATGTATGACATCAATTTCGCTTGGGAACTATGTTAGTAGTCTGCTTGTGACAATTGTGATGAAGATTTCTAAAGGTGACAATATGCCTGGATGGATTCCTGGAAATCTGAACAAGGGTCATTTGGACAACTTTTATTACTTATTAGCTGTTTTGACAAGTGCTGATTTTGTGGTCTACTTGTTAGTGGCAAATTGGTATAAGTACATCAAGTTTGAAGGGAGAAGTGAAAAATTAGAAGGCTGCCAACATGTTTGATATGCAAGTTTGATGTGTTTGGATTGATTATTTTTgtgtaaaatattaaattaaaaagatattaatAATGTATATTGGTCCCTTTTTTTTCCCCTCATAACTtaatgtgtcaaaatgaaaaagtttctgatttatgATCTTATTCTTTTTTCCCCCATAATAAtggataaattattatttttattattgtccTTGAACATTTACTTAATTCCTCACCATGTTTGTGGAACATAAACGGGTCCTATGTTAAAGATTATCAACCCAAACAAAA is drawn from Erigeron canadensis isolate Cc75 chromosome 9, C_canadensis_v1, whole genome shotgun sequence and contains these coding sequences:
- the LOC122582606 gene encoding protein NRT1/ PTR FAMILY 7.2-like, with product MACLNMLKMRKVDEKVAKKNEECTLDGSVDRKGQPAIRARTGSWFAAILILVNQGLATLAFFGVGVNLVLFLTRVMGQDNAEAANNVSKWTGTVYLFSLLGAFLSDSYWGRYKTCAIFQAIFVVGLISLSLSTYIFLVKPEGCGDESTPCGKHSSFAMAMFYVSIYLIALGNGGYQPNIATFGADQFDEDHPNEGHGKVSFFSYFYLALNLGSLFSNTILGYFEDKGVWALGFWASAGSAIVALILFLVGTPRYRHFEPTGNPLSRFCQVMVASIRKWKVEIPSDGDELYETDGKENPNNGSRNILHTNGFKFLDRAAVITSKENSVEINDIDNKSPWRLCTVTQVEEVKCILRLLPIWLCTILYSVVFTQMASLFVEQGAAMKTNIANFHIPPASMSSFDILSVAAFIFIYRRVLDPLVARVKKSPCPKGLTELQRMGVGLVIAILAMIVAGTVEHFRLKYKDNDCTNCEGSSSTLSIFWQVPQYVLIGASEVFMYVGQLEFFNGQAPDGLKSFGSALCMTSISLGNYVSSLLVTIVMKISKGDNMPGWIPGNLNKGHLDNFYYLLAVLTSADFVVYLLVANWYKYIKFEGRSEKLEGCQHV